One genomic window of Candidatus Kuenenia stuttgartiensis includes the following:
- a CDS encoding IS1380-like element ISCku8 family transposase, producing the protein MKNIAKKYSKRQPKIKAEMSGKGLTVHAGLLPVLNFMGKLMFRERVHEAVHKDRGANARYQFVDAVQMVVIGLIAGATSMVEVMKVCTDEVLKKMSGWKEVPVDTTIGRIMKLASQGDIVELTGVIHRFRGKIWKRAVRSGHKLRSALCEVWIDVDSTVDGVYGKQEGAEVGYNPHKKGQKAYHSLMAFIAETKEVLHSWFRCGSAYTSNGVVEFMKECMAYMNKGVRVVFRGDSGFFTGELLEYLESILAGYLIKVKLKNLEGLLEGQKWNEVKGEPGWEQAEFWYRCAGWDRARRFVAVRQLVKREKKLVEVSVYEYFCYVTTERLSPMEAHRCYGKRATCETLIEESKGQMNAGHIRTGEFLANAALFQCAVLAYNLLKWMGLLSGGVIQKWEVKTMRLWLIRVAGKLVERSRQMTLKLPEKFLHQEEWEKWERMSLDVVFQ; encoded by the coding sequence ATGAAGAATATAGCAAAAAAATACAGCAAAAGACAACCGAAAATCAAGGCAGAGATGAGCGGGAAAGGCTTAACGGTACATGCAGGGCTTTTACCGGTATTGAATTTTATGGGTAAGCTGATGTTCCGGGAGAGAGTCCATGAAGCGGTCCATAAGGATCGTGGAGCAAATGCCCGGTATCAGTTTGTCGATGCGGTACAAATGGTAGTGATAGGGTTGATAGCAGGGGCGACATCGATGGTAGAGGTGATGAAGGTGTGTACAGATGAGGTATTGAAGAAGATGTCCGGGTGGAAAGAGGTACCTGTAGATACTACGATAGGACGTATTATGAAGCTGGCGAGTCAGGGAGATATAGTGGAACTGACGGGGGTGATCCACCGGTTTAGGGGAAAGATATGGAAGCGTGCGGTGAGATCAGGCCATAAACTCAGGAGTGCTCTTTGCGAAGTATGGATAGATGTTGATTCTACCGTAGATGGTGTATATGGGAAACAGGAGGGTGCAGAGGTAGGATATAATCCGCACAAGAAGGGGCAGAAGGCGTATCATTCCTTAATGGCATTTATTGCAGAAACAAAGGAGGTATTACATAGTTGGTTCCGCTGTGGAAGCGCCTACACGAGTAACGGAGTAGTAGAGTTCATGAAGGAATGTATGGCGTACATGAATAAGGGGGTAAGGGTGGTATTTCGAGGAGACAGCGGTTTTTTTACCGGAGAATTACTTGAATACCTTGAGTCAATATTGGCGGGATATCTGATTAAGGTAAAGCTGAAGAATCTGGAAGGATTGCTTGAAGGGCAGAAATGGAATGAGGTGAAAGGGGAGCCAGGATGGGAACAGGCTGAATTTTGGTATCGATGTGCAGGGTGGGATCGTGCGAGACGTTTTGTGGCAGTGCGGCAATTGGTCAAAAGAGAAAAGAAATTAGTAGAAGTGTCCGTGTATGAGTATTTTTGTTACGTTACAACGGAGCGGTTAAGTCCGATGGAAGCGCATCGTTGTTATGGAAAGAGGGCTACCTGCGAGACTTTGATAGAAGAGAGTAAAGGACAGATGAATGCGGGGCACATACGTACGGGTGAATTTTTGGCCAATGCTGCGCTATTTCAGTGTGCGGTGTTAGCGTATAATCTTTTGAAGTGGATGGGATTGCTCAGTGGTGGAGTGATACAAAAGTGGGAAGTAAAGACGATGAGACTGTGGTTAATCCGTGTGGCAGGGAAACTGGTGGAGAGAAGCCGGCAGATGACATTAAAATTGCCGGAGAAATTTCT